The nucleotide sequence CACTGCTCAAGGGCAGATGGAGAACAAGGCACAAAGACAAAGCAGGAATAAAACCAAACCTGGAATTAGGCCGGAAGCTGCCACGTCAATTTGGAATTTTTTGTCCTAACAGAAACTAACTCTGCTGAACTTAGTGGGGAGGAAGGAGCTATTCGTGGATGCATTTAGAATAGCTcacagaatataaaagaaaaaccaaataacaTGCTTGAAAGGGACAGGGTCCCCTCTGAGAGGACAATGGGACATCGCTCTAGGCTCCACTGTTGGGGTGAGAGGACAGCAACTCTTTTCCGTCTTTTGGTCTGTTGGGTGAAGCCTCAgattgcctggcacacagtagagcTCAATACATATAGATGGAATGAAGGCAGGAACGGAACTTTCATAGTGAGAACATCTAATTTGCTGAGCCTGGGTCACAGACATGCCCCTTGGGAGTTGAGGAGGGGAACTTCGGCCAAAAGTCCCACCAAAGCCACATACAGTGGGGTGGGGTAGTTCAGACACTGTTgccagaggaggggagaaagggcGGGGGCAGGGATCCAAACCttccaaccctgggctgctgaagtggagcatgcgagcttaaccactatgccagcgtGCTGGCCCCTCATTTAAGTTTTTAAGCTAAATTAAGTAGCATGGTTACCTCTGGAGATTCTTAGGCTGTGTGATGAGTTCATGAGTATtcactatattatttaaaattatatagaataGAAAAGGGCCACCCTTGAACTAATGATGACAGTGTGTTTGAAATCAAGGATTATGATTAATCCAATTCTGTGCACTCAAGTTCCATTGAAAACGCATAATTGCTGAAAATATGAGTGACTTAATCTATCTTGGTGCCCAGGAGCAGACATTCCTCAAAGGTGAATCCTGCAGGCCCCAGTGACACAGACAGGCCTGGAGGGAACTTTCCAGGTAACCCAGCCTCACATCTTTTCCCAGTTCACACTCTGGAGGAAGGTTCTGGAAGAACTCTCCACCATATTCCATGGGCTGGGTGCTGAGCCTCCAGCACCCCAGAATGATGGGCCCCCTATCTGTCTAGGATTAGGTAAAAGCCACAGCAAGTTTCCAACAGCAATTTCCTTTCTACATGACTGACAGCAGTGAAGAGAGACTGAAGGAACGTCCTGGAAAAGACTGAATTGCAATGAACCAAACATCAGCTGAAATTCAGGACAGCTCTGTGGCAAGAATGGCTCCTCTGCCAATGAAATGATTATGTGACTTATTATATGTCTGGGTCATTACTACGCTAAAAGGATAAGTGgattaaaatgaaaggaatttcTGAACAAACGCAGGAAGGAAGGCATTATCAAGTCTTTGGATGTCATTAGTTGTAACAAAGTTTGGAATTAATTGCGACACTGtgcaaaatggtaaaatatttgcaagcaaGGAGAGATGGAGATGCCGGAACCTGTAAATTTATGCCAGCTGAGCACTCACAGCTGAGCACTCACTGTGGGGGCGTCTGGCAAATGGATTTACTATTTTGCCAACTCTAGTAAAGTGTGACAAAATTGCGACAAAATTGTTTCTATGCAAACAATTGCTTAAAAACGGGGTTGTTACATCAAATGACTGTAATTCACGTGCTTTATGAGTAATCACAAAGCCAGAgactaaatgaaaaatattagaaattatttttcttggaatcATGCTGAATATTAAGATTGagattttctctcctccccaactcccttcctTTTCCATCAGTCTTACAATGTGCCAATATGACTTTGGTTTTTGTGGggacaggggagagggaggaagggacaagGATATCTGAGACCGCAGGGGAAGGGAGGTCCAGAAATGGAGAGATGGGAAGTCATTCAAACCCTACCACTTTCGTCTGTAAACAGGGATTAAACAGTGTCTGTCCGCACCGGCTCCTAGAGCTAAGCCTGTGCTACTTGAGCAAGCTGCATATGAAACTCGTGCTCTACTCTCCCTCCCCCTATTTGCATAAAACCTGTCCTACAAAAGCCTCACCCCTACGCTTCAGCAGAACCACAGGGGAAAGCAATTAGCTGAGCTCTACTCGTGACATTCTGGATTTTTCTGCAAAACGGGGCCAAGTCAAGATCCTTGAACATTTTTCTACCCTGAAGACCCATATGAGTTAAGTCACTTTCCAAGATTCCTTGCACTCACAAGATTTTGTAAGACGCACCGAAGAATAATGGCGCAAacagtaacattttaaatttagaaggTTCCTCCGGCTGAGAGAGGCTGCCCAAAATAGCACAGAAATAAAGTTGCAGTAACTTTGTCAAACTTCTAAAAACTCCATCGGGACAGGAGGCAACAAAACGCCTCCAGCAGATCAGCGCTCAGTCTGTCCGCGGCCCAGGAGCTTTGGCGCTGGTCGCGATTCGTCGCCGTTCAGGCCTCAACTGAGGTTTAACCATCTGAGCATCCAGCCCCCAACCACAGATTAACTACTGGAGGCCATTATAACTGTCTCCACTTGACGGATGAAATTGAGGCTATAGCTTAGTCTTCTTTGGTTCacttgcgggggggggggggggggaggtgaggggaagcTTTTCCTCATTATCTTAAAATATACTTAAACCAACTCAAAGCAACTAAAAATGATCTACTTCCAACAACGGTGTTTCCTTTAGGGCTAAATCGTTCAATTTCATCTCTAAAACCAAGAAGCAAGACAAGTATTTCACTATAAATTAGAACCAAGTGTCACCTCCCGACCCTCCATCACCCAGGGGCCGGAGGACGTCAGTCACAGCGGACCCATCACTTCGAGCGGAGATGGGGACAGCATTTGCTGGGGGCGTGACAGAACCGAAGTGGCCCTGTCCATAGGTGGAGTAAAGCGGGGAGAAGACGCCCCGCTGGCACGCTCCTCCGGAAAACTGAAGCGTCTTCTTTGACCCCGGGGTCAGAAAGATTTATTACTTCCTCGGTGAGGGAGAAGCCGCTGGCCAGCTGGAGCGGGCGAGCCGGGAGAAGGAAGCCTGAGAGCGGCGCTCGGCATCCTCCGAGCGCGCCTGGCGCGGGTGCGTGCTCGGTTCCCCGAGGGGCCGGGCAGTGCCGACCCCGGGGGAAGAGTGGAGTGAGCGGCTGCCGAGGGATTTCCACCCAAACTTTATCACCAACTCTTTCTGAGAGCAAAAATGTGCGGCTGAGCCCGGCAGCGACACGGAGAATCCAAGTTTCTCAGAGCTCGGGGCGCCCGGGCGCTCGGAGCCCCGCGTCCGCGCCCTGGCGCTCTGCGCACGGATTGCTGCGGCCTCTGCCGCGCGGATGGCGGCCCCAACGGCGCCGCCGTAAACGGGGCCCCGCATCTCCGGTCCCCaaggcggcggcagcggcggcggcgggagccgGGCACGGCGAGAGGGGCGGGCGCGGGATGCGCGGAGGAGGAGAGCAGCGCCGCGAAGGGGAGGAGCCGCGGCGACGGACGGCGGCGCGCACCAACCCGGCGCCAGCTGGCAGGAGCCGCGCAGAGGCCGGCCCGGGCGCGTTGCAGCCGCTCGGCGCAGGGGGAGTCGGATAGCAGCATCCTCCCGGGCGCCGCTTTagtgcggcggcggcggcgggggcttCCTCTGGCCCGACATCTCCTTGGCCAGAAGCGGCTGGTACCGGGGGCGAGGCGGGCAAGGGAGCGCTGCGGCCCCAGGCTCCTTTGTTGAGAGCTGTGTGTGGAGGGTCCTTGCGGGCCAGTCGGAGGCTGCGGAGCAGCGGGGGCTGCCGGCAATGCCCGCCCGGGCATCCTCCGGATGATGGGAGAAgcagctgctgccgccgccgctgcagGGACGCGCTGCGCCCCATCCGCCGCCGCCAGAGAGATGGGAAGATTTGGGGCTCGGAGGCCGAGAGCGAGAGAGGCGGAGCCGCTTTGCCGGGAGCTGGGTCCCGTAtaagccccctccccccacctcccccagccggCTTCGCCCCCTGGAGCGAGGAAGGAAGCTGCGGTCCCGAGAGGGCGGAGGAGACGCCGCTGGAGCCGGGCGCACTGGGCTCAGCGGAGCGCGAGCAGGGCTCCGGGCCCGGTGAAAGTTTCCCTTCCCGAGCCGCAGGGCGCTCGCCGCCCGGAAACTCTGCCCAGGGCTTGGGCTGCCGAGTCCCGCGGCCCCCTCGGAGGCGTGGGCACCCCCAGCGAAAGACAAGGCGCGAGAAATCGAGGAAAGAGTGACAGCAGGATAGACCGCTGGGCGGTGATCCGGGGCCGCTCCGGGGCGCGCCTGCGGCTCCAGGTGAGCGGGGGAGCCAGGCAGACCCGAGGGTGGGCGTTACTTAGGCGGAGGAGGCGGCCGGGGAGGAGGATTGGGGGGCACCGGCTTACTCCGCTTCCCCTCGCAGGTCCTCCTCGGAGCCGCTGCCAtgggagagccagccctgggcgCCGGGGACcagccgccgctgccgccgcgcCCGCCTCGGAGCCGCGGCCCCAATCCCCGCGCCCGAAGCCGGCCCGCTGGGTCCCCCTCCCGGGCTGCAGGGCCGCCTCCCCCGCGCCGCCGGCCCAGGCTGTGCCTGTGATGAGCCGCAGCCCGCCGCGAGCCCTGCCTCCGGGCGCGTCCGCCCGGTTGCTCCCGGCCGCCCCTGCCGCCGCGCCGCGCGCCCTGCTCCCGCCGTGGCCCCGGCGCCCGGGCCGCCGCTGGCCCGCGTCCCCGCTCGGAATGAAGGTGTTCCGCAGGAAGGCGCTGGTGCTGTGCGCGGGCTATGCGCTGCTGCTGGTGCTCACCATGCTCAACCTCCTGGACTACAAGTGGCACAAGGAGCCGCTGCAGCAGTGCAGCCCCGACGGGCCGCTCGGGGCCGCGGCGGGGACAGGCGGGGGCGGCTGGGGGCGCCCAGGGCCTCCTCCAGCCGCGCCGCCCCGCGCACACACCCGCTTGGACCCGCGTATCCCGTACCGCCCTCCCGCCGCTGCCGTCGGGGCGGCTCCGGCAGCTGCGGCGGGGGCCGCAGCCCCTCCCGGCAATGGCACTCGGGGCACCGGGGGTGGCGGGGACAAGCGGCAGTTGGTGTACGTGTTCACCACGTGGCGCTCTGGCTCGTCCTTCTTCGGCGAGCTCTTCAACCAGAACCCCGAGGTGTTCTTCCTCTACGAGCCAGTGTGGCACGTGTGGCAAAAACTGTACCCAGGGGACGCCGTTTCCCTGCAAGGGGCGGCGCGGGACATGCTGAGCGCTCTCTATCGCTGCGACCTCTCGGTCTTCCAGCTGTATAGTCCCGCCGGCAGCGGGGGGCGCAACCTCACCACGCTGGGCATTTTTGGCGCGGCCACCAACAAGGTGGTGTGCTCGTCGCCGCTCTGCCCCGCCTACCGCAAGGAGGTCGTGGGGCTGGTGGACGATCGCGTGTGCAAGAAGTGCCCGCCGCAGCGCCTGGCGCGCTTCGAGGAGGAGTGCCGCAAGTACCGCACGCTGGTCATCAAGGGCGTGCGTGTCTTCGACGTGGCCGTGTTGGCGCCCCTGCTGCGTGACCCGGCCCTGGACCTCAAGGTCATCCACCTGGTGCGCGATCCCCGTGCTGTGGCCAGTTCACGCATCCGCTCGCGCCACGGTCTCATCCGTGAGAGCCTGCAGGTGGTGCGCAGCCGGGACCCGCGAGCCCACCGCATGCCCTTCCTGGAGGCCGCTGGCCACAAGCTGGGCGCCAAGAAGGAGGGCGTGGGCGGCCCGGCGGACTACCACGCGCTCGGCGCCATGGAGGTCATCTGCAACAGCATGGCCAAGACGCTGCAGACGGCCCTGCAGCCCCCTGACTGGTTGCAAGGCCACTACCTGGTGGTGCGGTACGAGGACCTGGTGGGAGACCCTGTCAAGACCCTACGGAGGGTGTACGACTTTGTGGGGTTGCTGGTGAGCCCTGAAATGGAGCAGTTTGCCCTCAACATGACCAGCGGCTCGGGCTCCTCCTCCAAGCCTTTCGTGGTGTCCGCACGCAACGCCACACAGGCCGCCAACGCCTGGCGGACCGCGCTCACCTTCCAGCAGATCAAACAGGTGGAGGAGTTCTGCTACCAGCCCATGGCCGTGCTGGGCTACGAGCGGGTCAACAGCCCCGAGGAGGTCAAAGACCTCAGCAAGACCCTGCTCCGGAAGCCCCGGCTCTGAGAGTGGTTCCCGGGGGACCTGACTCTCTGTGGAGACCCCCACAGGAGGATTGTGGTGTATTTAAACTAGAACAGTCTAGACCCAAACTGAGGAAGCCCGAATATTCGGTTATAGTTCTATAATATAAATAACCACACAGGCACTTGCTGTCAATATTCTGAGTCATCGAATTTCAAGGAACAGCCACAATACTACACACACATCTCGGAAAAGACTAGACTGGAAAGTTCTGACgggctgcccctcctctcctctcccctgcctctctcccttcccttttctcccatttcttacCCTCTCCCCTACCTGCCTTCCATCTTGAAGTGGGATGTTGATTAAATCAAGATCCAGTAATCCAAATCTTGTTTACAAAATTTTCGTGGTATCTGTGAACATGTGAAAGAGTAATTTggatgtggggggtggggtggagaaaggggaagtgGTCCAGGAGCAAAAAGCCCCATTGGGCATGATAAAGCAAGGAGGCATTCTTCTCAAGTAGACTTTTGTGAAAAAAGCAAGGGTTATATGTGAGTATtaataaagaagataataaataatattctttttttatatttgcctCCATTACTTTGGATTTGCCTGTGTTGCTTGTCCTGTGTAGCCTCAGACAGactctgcttcccctcccccacaccctctGTCCCTCTGATTCCTAGAGAACAGCTAAGATGGGTGGGGGCAGCTTCTGACTCTGATAAGAACCCGGGAGTTGTTTTCTCAGATGTAAATCACGGCCTGTCAGGTGCCCAGGAATGGGAACAAATCTTCAAATTCTAAAGGCAAAACCCAAGCAGGGCAATGGAGGAAAAAGCACACACTCCTTTCCTGTTCCCTGCgggcacagagaggaagaagcagcCCCCTGGGGATCTGAAGCATTCGGTTTTCGTTACTGTTAAGTCTGGGGAACCTTGAAGCCGAGACCAATGTTTTTTTGGTTCTGAGGTTagttcagaaaaagaatttttttaaagaaaagtgtgTAATTAATAAAACTTCTGATGATTAGAACACATGCCTCAAAAATCAGGGTGGACCTCTTATTGGCGATGGTAACAACTTCTTTGGTTAGAAAAGTGACAGAAGTATATGTGTCTGGAGTGTTTTTTTGCCACTGACAAGCACACGGTGCCATATGACAAGGGAAGTTTTATCTGGGAACTGTAGGGGCACTCagacttttcctcctcttcctcgctTCCCATCCAGATTAGTGCAAAAGAGAACGTGAACTTAAAATGGCTTATCTGCGATGCCCATGGGGtctgttgcttttctttatcATGTTTCCTAAAAGTAAAATTGCAAGGAAGCTATAACGTTGCAGACAGTATAAGGCTTCAGCCAAGAGCTTCTTTTAGATGTGAAAATGAATTATAAGTCAGTGTGTTGCATTTTGAGATTTGGTATTCTCCAGGGAGAAAACCATTGCAATTTTCCTGCGGTGGTAATGGTGTTGCTGCTGTCCTGAGCCCGTTTGTACTGAAGCATTCTACAGAATGTCATATGACGATAGGAAGTTATGAAGCCTAAACAGGCACAAGAGACCGTgtagttatatattatattaaatatggtACAAGTTCAATATCATCATGactttattttactataatttattgTGATATCTCTGCTGGCCAATCTGTACAGGTTAAATGCTGAGGATTTTATTTGATGGAAAATAATATGTACATGGGAAGTATTTTAGCACAAGAGGGTTCTTAAGTGTAATTTTCATTACAATGTGAAATCTAACTGTTAAGAATTCCAGGATAAAGAAGCACAGAGGTTCAAAAAAAAGATGTATTGAGCAGTGGGTTTTATAACACCTTCTAGAATGGTTATGTCTTAATCTAGTAAAATCGTTTAAAGCATTGTGTTTATTAAGCCGGATTCTGGTTATGACACGTTGACcatgttttctctattttcatggTAGTGCCCATGCTGACTTATCTTTAGCAGCAGTAGGAGATTGTAATAGCTTTAATTTAAGAATACTTTAacattaaatgaacaaaataaatattaatgttgGATGACTACAGATGAAACAGGTTTAACAGGAAATTAAGGCAGCGTCATTAAAAAGCAACTACTCTGaataaaataaccatttaaaaataaatttcatgtgGCATTAGAACCAGCTCTTATCACTTAATCACAGTAAAATTCGTGCTTAGTTTTTGAGTGAAGGATTTTGAAGCAATCGAATTCATTCTTCTCTCAGTAGATCTAAGGACTTTGATTGCGTTAAAGTGGAATTATGATGTTTTTGGATcttgtatttagaaaaatatttgatgctGTGTCGAGCCTTTGCAGCCTGCAGAGCGTTTGTGGCCTCCGCCCAGGGGAAATTTTAAGCTCAACACCCACAGTTCTGTCCTTGCTGTGTTTGAACGGGCTAATTCCCTTGTTTGTAGCAGCTACCTGCTCTCCACTCTGCCACTCCTGGGCTCTGTAATTTGAAAAGGTGAATTGCTGCTCCTGGAGATTTGTAGCTGGCTGCATTCTAGGAAAGCGAGACAGGTGTAGTTCCCACCAACCGCCGAGATGGCCATAGCACTGACATTCGGCTTCCACAGGTTTGAGACGGAGagaagctttttttttgtttggtgctTACAAGCTTCTGTCAGCTGCTGGTGCAAGCAGGCCTGTGCCACAACAAATTGCAACAGAGCCTGTGTCCATTTCTGAAGCAGCAAACGAGCAAGAGATCCTTTCACATTTCCCAACTTGGCAATATGTCCATCGGCAGGAAGAAATAATCTTCAGAGCAGGTTATCAGagtgatttctattttcaaattctgcTCAACTAATAGCAGCCCTGACTTACCCCTTTGACGTTGGAATGCCTTTGTCAATTAGAAAGCTCTGTTTATGAAAACGAGGTCTGCCCAGTGCATTTAGTTAACAAATAGGAGTTTGCAACAGGGCAGTGGCACAGGCTGGGGGCTTGAGTTTCAGGGATCTCCGAGGCCACTCAAAGGCCTCATTCAGACTGGCCCGTGGGTACCTGGCAGGCAGGGACTGGGACAAATCCTGGACCCTTCAGTGTCCACCACCAtctttagtattttattatttgttttcccaATTGCCTTATCAAGATAAAGGCGGGGATCTGAACATGCCTGCAGAGCTGATGCTCGCCGTGCCAAAGGGGGGGCGTGAAAGGTGTTTGTTCTTGCAGAAACTGCGTGCTACTTTTATTGTCGTGAGTCCGTGAACGCACAGTCTGAAGGACTGTGAGGTGGATTTTACCTGGACACAGGATAGCTGCTTTCAGGAAGTTTGTCCTACTGTGGGTGCTGAGTGAAACAACGGCTGCCTGTTCCCGTGCATCTCCATGCCCGGCCACGGCCAGTTCTGTCCAGGATTTCTCTTGCAGGCAGTACAGTTGTGGCTGGATTATGCCGTCGCTTTGAAATTAATGTGAATCCGAGTGAGGCCGTTAAATTAATATTCCCCAGGTCTGAGCAATGAAATGAAGATCACGTTTGAAACCCGGTCTCTAGAGATGACTTCAAAAAGACCAAGAGGGAAATGGAAAGGTGTGTCTGACCCGTAGTGTTGAATAAGGATGAGGTGTCACTTTACCAGCCCCCCCTCTCGCCCCCGCAACTTTCTTCCCCCCCTACACACAACACGCATGCGCACTCACACATGCAAGTGAGTTTCTGCGTTGTCTTGAGCCTGGAAAAGAGAATGTTTTAATACCAGCCAACACGTATGTGGGGAGGGTTGCTTGATTTCAGGCCTCCGGAGATCAAGTGGCAATTATTCTATCAGAATCTCTGACAGATCTGTGTCAGGATCCAATGTGGACAGATAGAAAATGACAATCGCAATGTGAAGAATGGCTTCAGGTGTGTGACGGGATGACCCGAGGTAAATGCACAGTTTGCAGGCCCCTTTTGTCACCCACCTGGAGGGCCCTTTCACATCCGGCTTGGCCTAGAACACAGTTCGTTCCTATACTTTCCTGCCTTTCCGGGCGGCCCCGCTGCTACTCGTGCAGTTTGAGTCCGAGCCACCGGGCTGCTCGGGTACAGGCGTTGGTACAAGTGTTTAATAATTGAAGTTACAGGGCTTGACTTTTATTACATCTGGTGCAGTTCTGCGCACCCTGAATCAAAGTATGCGAGGGGAATTGTTAAATTCTGAATAACGCATTAAGTTTGTAGAATGAGAAACTTTATGAACCAGTGTTTGGGGACGGTATTGTTTATAAACTTCAAGGGGGCTTAAAGGTCAGGAGCCTGTCTGTACATCCGGCAGGATGATAAAGGGGTGCCAAGGCCAAAGCTTCAGTTTGGTTATTTGTAATCAGATGTCAAAAGTATTTTTGGGCTGCTTGAACTTTCAGGCTTGTGACAGTCGCCCTGCCAAGTGAATGACAGTGAAAATGATTACTGTAACCAAAAGCTATACTCAGACCCAGTCAGTAATGGCTTCCATCCTGGCGTTTAGACAGGGCTTGACGGAAATTCACCTTGAAGCCCTTACTCCTCTAGACAGGACTAGCTACCTAATTCGTGAGGCtcaatggaaaatgaaaatgcaggaccCCTTGTGAAAAAATTATTGAGCATTTCAATTCGTCAGCAGCGGGGAATTGAACCAAGCATGGGGCCCTTGTGAGCGGGGAGCCACAAACTGCACAGGCTGTGTGCCGTCAAGTTAGCCCTGCGTCCAGATGCGGAGACTAAATGCCAACTACAGGAGAGAGCAAATAACAGGGGCCTACAGGTCCCTGGAAAGTGGATGCAAAGGTATGAGTTATTGTGTATAACTCTAATTAAATCAAAGACATCCTGGCGAGACAAGAGCATTTTGCATGACGGAATTCTAAGGGGATGAGTGCACACAGGACAGATGATCCTTGGTGACTGCAGTGAGTGACTGACAGTGCCCTCTGAGTCCTTGGTTGGGCTCGAGAACGATAGGGACCAATCCTGGTCGGCACCGAGACAGCCTGTGCTGTTGTGGGAATCCTCACAAGAACAGATCAGACATCTTCCATGAGGATGGAGAGTGTGGCCAACTTGTCCTCAGCGTGTGGATGCTGGCAAGTTCTGCTAATGACAATGTTCCCTTCCTTCTGGAACTGCTGTGGGACTCTCTCTATTTGCTTCGTGTATAATAGAGAGGGAAGGTCTATGTAtggaaagcagaaggtcaagtcACAATAAACTCAAGAAATAAAGATGCAAGATGGCTAAGCCAACTGGTACGCCTCATCAGTATGCTGAGGATAGCCGGCTAAGTCCATTTTTATTGTGGGTGTGATGTGTCCCACTCTCCTCTGGGTAGCAGTTTTCTACTCTCTCTATCCTTCTCCCACCACCTATTTCTTCTCTACTTTGTGAGTTCTTACTCATTATTGGAGATCCTGGATCTTTTTGAAGCTTTTATTTATCAGCCCTGTTCCAAGATGCAGAACTGTCTTTCTGTCTCCTATTTCCTCCTACTGCCTTGTGCACAGTTCCCTCGGTGTGGGTCCCTGCTGATTGGGATTCTCTGTTTACAGCCCATCTCCTCTCCTCgtgcaggtccttcaggagggaAGGGACTGGATCctactgtgtgtgtatgtctccCCAACACCAAAGCTGCGTCTTGCTCATAGGTCTTTAATAAGTCAGTGCTAAATAAAAAGTGTCACCCAAGAAGCCAGAGCAGAAGGGAGTGAGGGGCAGACACTTTGTCTAAGAGGCTTTAGAGTTAGGATGCGACATTCCACCCTGTCCTGAGCTTTGTGTGTGTGACAGATGGAAGCTGAAAAAGAAGGCCAGTTGACTTGGATGAAAAGGAATACCAAATAACTCCTGCGGAAGGCCCCAACTGTGGTCTTTCCATATTGATCCTTGAAACAGAGGAACAATAAACTGCAGCCCAAAAAAGAAAGGTAACAACTGAATTATAGTCAAGCAGAAATGATGCCGTTTTTTAAGGGCCCAGTAGGAAAATGTGTCACTGTCACGTAGGCTGAGGCTGTGTGTTTGGTTTTGATATGCTAGCTCACCACCAGTGTGATTGTCTTTTAACCTTTTCAGGGActggaaatttttaagaaacaatgtGGAGGTCTAAATGTCACGTTTCCATTTTCAGATGTCCCACTTACTCTGGCACACTCTTCTTCCCTCTAGGACTGAATAGCTCCTGGgaggaatgaaaatatttgattttcttatatgGGTGCTCAGCATCTTTAGACGAAGGAGGGTATTAGGTTActccttttcaaaagaaaatagaagtaaaacacattttctttctgaaataatgGCATTCGCATTTGTAGTTTGTAGCCGTGTTGTTTAACCAGCCC is from Equus przewalskii isolate Varuska chromosome 15, EquPr2, whole genome shotgun sequence and encodes:
- the CHST2 gene encoding carbohydrate sulfotransferase 2 yields the protein MSRSPPRALPPGASARLLPAAPAAAPRALLPPWPRRPGRRWPASPLGMKVFRRKALVLCAGYALLLVLTMLNLLDYKWHKEPLQQCSPDGPLGAAAGTGGGGWGRPGPPPAAPPRAHTRLDPRIPYRPPAAAVGAAPAAAAGAAAPPGNGTRGTGGGGDKRQLVYVFTTWRSGSSFFGELFNQNPEVFFLYEPVWHVWQKLYPGDAVSLQGAARDMLSALYRCDLSVFQLYSPAGSGGRNLTTLGIFGAATNKVVCSSPLCPAYRKEVVGLVDDRVCKKCPPQRLARFEEECRKYRTLVIKGVRVFDVAVLAPLLRDPALDLKVIHLVRDPRAVASSRIRSRHGLIRESLQVVRSRDPRAHRMPFLEAAGHKLGAKKEGVGGPADYHALGAMEVICNSMAKTLQTALQPPDWLQGHYLVVRYEDLVGDPVKTLRRVYDFVGLLVSPEMEQFALNMTSGSGSSSKPFVVSARNATQAANAWRTALTFQQIKQVEEFCYQPMAVLGYERVNSPEEVKDLSKTLLRKPRL